In Pengzhenrongella sicca, a single genomic region encodes these proteins:
- a CDS encoding putative bifunctional diguanylate cyclase/phosphodiesterase: MNPRVYVALFDDNVDSMLLTSPDGSIFAANRAACRALARTEAEICALGRAGVADVTDTRWAEGIEARRRDGHFRGRVRMLRGDGSPLEVELSSAVFHEGGELSSYVSFHEVLDALDLARDVPELRAAASVVETLESVADAYIAVDADWNLSYVNRRAEQLLRVVRREILGTDFWQAFPGTRDTTLGQHFRAVMRTGEADSVEGYFEEVALHCEVRAFGLLGGGIGIYFVDTSARFAVEQERERLLAAERSARASAELAQIALADRATHDGLTGLLNRSGLLERVDRARAADARLTLTVLFVDLDRFKLVNDTLGHATGDELLAVFADRLRALAPAGAILARFGGDEFVVALASATTAEANTLAERIVDASREPVRLGASSLRVTASVGIARSSGAPDLGRLLREADAALYSAKEAGREAVAWFDDRLLAQAIDRVRLEQGLRAALAADKLSLAYQPSFDLTSGRARHVEALARWHHPTRGWIPPGRFIPVAEDCGLIGRIGEWAIARAAEQAAAWAHRPDLRVWVNVSPRQLAVPGLRDLLAAHLDRAGVAPDRFGIEVTESTIAEPGQFTRELRAVSDLGVAIAVDDFGTGFSSLARLVRMPVDVIKIDQSFAARLGTAAGDGMLASVVHLAHSIGAHVIAEGVETPEQLAILRSTDCDTATGYLLARPGPPQDVRWQLPAPSAQRAAGA, translated from the coding sequence GTGAACCCGCGCGTGTACGTCGCGCTGTTCGATGACAACGTCGACAGCATGCTGCTGACGAGCCCGGACGGATCGATCTTCGCCGCCAACCGGGCCGCGTGCCGGGCACTGGCCCGGACCGAGGCGGAGATCTGCGCGCTCGGGCGCGCCGGCGTCGCCGACGTCACCGATACGCGTTGGGCCGAGGGGATCGAGGCACGCCGCCGCGACGGGCACTTCCGCGGGCGCGTGCGGATGCTGCGCGGCGACGGCTCGCCGCTGGAGGTGGAGCTGTCGTCGGCCGTGTTCCACGAGGGCGGTGAGCTCAGTTCCTACGTGAGCTTCCACGAGGTCCTGGACGCCCTGGACCTGGCGCGGGACGTGCCGGAGCTGCGGGCGGCGGCGAGCGTCGTCGAGACGCTCGAGTCGGTTGCTGACGCCTACATCGCAGTCGACGCCGACTGGAACCTGAGCTACGTCAATCGCCGCGCCGAGCAGCTCCTGCGGGTCGTGCGGCGCGAGATCCTCGGCACCGACTTCTGGCAGGCCTTCCCTGGCACCCGCGACACGACGCTCGGCCAGCACTTCCGCGCGGTCATGCGCACGGGCGAGGCCGACTCCGTCGAGGGCTACTTCGAGGAGGTGGCGCTGCACTGCGAGGTACGCGCGTTCGGGCTCCTCGGCGGCGGGATCGGGATCTACTTCGTCGACACCTCCGCCCGCTTCGCCGTCGAGCAGGAACGCGAGCGGCTGCTCGCCGCGGAGCGGAGCGCCCGCGCGTCCGCCGAGCTCGCGCAGATCGCGCTCGCCGACCGCGCGACCCACGACGGCCTCACGGGCCTGCTGAACAGGTCGGGGCTGCTCGAGCGCGTCGACCGCGCCCGCGCCGCCGACGCGCGGCTCACGCTGACCGTGCTGTTCGTCGACCTCGATCGGTTCAAGCTGGTCAACGACACGCTCGGCCATGCCACCGGCGACGAGCTGCTCGCGGTCTTCGCGGACCGCCTGCGCGCCCTGGCGCCCGCGGGCGCGATCCTGGCCCGCTTCGGCGGCGACGAGTTCGTGGTCGCCCTGGCGAGCGCGACGACCGCCGAGGCGAACACGCTCGCCGAACGCATCGTCGATGCCAGCCGGGAGCCCGTTCGCCTCGGTGCCAGCTCGCTGCGGGTCACGGCGAGCGTCGGGATCGCGCGCAGCTCCGGCGCCCCGGACCTCGGCCGGCTGCTGCGCGAGGCCGACGCGGCGCTGTACAGCGCGAAGGAGGCCGGCCGGGAGGCGGTGGCCTGGTTCGACGATCGCCTGCTCGCGCAGGCCATCGACCGTGTCCGCCTCGAGCAGGGACTGCGCGCCGCGCTGGCGGCCGACAAGCTCTCGCTCGCCTACCAGCCCTCGTTCGACCTGACCAGCGGCCGCGCGCGGCACGTCGAGGCGCTCGCCCGGTGGCACCACCCGACCCGCGGCTGGATCCCGCCGGGCAGGTTCATCCCCGTCGCCGAGGACTGCGGCCTGATCGGCCGCATCGGCGAGTGGGCGATCGCGCGCGCCGCCGAGCAGGCCGCCGCGTGGGCGCACCGGCCGGACCTGCGCGTGTGGGTCAACGTCTCGCCGCGCCAGCTCGCGGTGCCGGGCCTGCGGGACCTGCTCGCCGCGCACCTCGACCGCGCCGGCGTGGCCCCCGACCGGTTCGGGATCGAGGTGACCGAGTCGACGATCGCCGAGCCCGGCCAGTTCACGCGCGAGCTGCGCGCCGTGAGCGACCTCGGCGTCGCGATCGCCGTCGACGACTTCGGGACCGGCTTCAGCTCGCTCGCCCGCCTCGTGCGCATGCCGGTGGACGTGATCAAGATCGACCAGTCGTTCGCCGCGCGGCTCGGCACGGCCGCCGGGGACGGCATGCTCGCGAGCGTCGTGCACCTCGCGCACTCGATCGGCGCCCACGTCATCGCGGAGGGCGTCGAGACACCCGAGCAGCTCGCGATCCTGCGCTCGACTGACTGCGACACAGCCACCGGCTAC
- a CDS encoding NADPH-dependent F420 reductase, which yields MTTIGFIGAGHIGGTLARLAVAAGYEVVVSNSRGPETLVDLVAELGDSARAGTPAEAAESADVVVVTIPFKSYREVPAAALAGTVVIDTNNYYPQRDGAVAALDSQRSTSAELLQEHLGTTPVVKAFNHITSGDLGSQPAAAGTAGRRALAIAGDDADARSQVARLIDQLGYDVVDAGPLEQGWRFQPGTPAYGPRLDAAELERALAAAQRPVGVA from the coding sequence ATGACAACGATCGGTTTCATCGGAGCAGGACACATCGGCGGAACGCTCGCCCGGCTCGCCGTTGCGGCGGGCTACGAGGTCGTCGTGAGCAACTCGCGCGGCCCGGAGACCCTCGTCGACCTGGTCGCCGAGCTCGGCGACAGCGCGCGGGCCGGTACTCCGGCCGAGGCCGCCGAGTCGGCCGACGTCGTCGTCGTGACGATCCCCTTCAAGAGCTACCGCGAGGTGCCGGCGGCGGCGCTCGCCGGCACGGTCGTGATCGACACCAACAACTACTACCCGCAGCGCGACGGCGCCGTCGCGGCGCTCGACTCCCAGCGCTCGACCTCGGCGGAGCTGCTCCAGGAGCACCTGGGCACGACGCCGGTGGTCAAGGCGTTCAACCACATCACCTCGGGCGACCTCGGCTCCCAGCCGGCGGCGGCCGGCACCGCTGGGCGCCGCGCCCTCGCGATCGCGGGCGACGACGCCGACGCGCGATCCCAGGTCGCGCGCCTGATCGACCAGCTCGGGTACGACGTCGTCGACGCCGGGCCCCTCGAGCAGGGCTGGCGCTTCCAGCCCGGCACGCCTGCCTACGGCCCGCGCCTGGACGCCGCCGAACTGGAGCGGGCCCTCGCGGCCGCGCAGCGGCCGGTCGGGGTCGCCTGA